The following proteins are co-located in the Fluviicola sp. genome:
- the tgt gene encoding tRNA guanosine(34) transglycosylase Tgt, with the protein MHFELKHNDPHSKARAGLVHTDHGTIETPIFMPVGTQGTVKGVHQQELRDDVEAQIILGNTFHLYLRPGLEVIEGAGGLHQFIGWERPILTDSGGYQVYSLATSRKITEEGVRFQSHHDGSYHFFSPERAIDIQRTIGADIIMAFDECTPYPCDYNYAKRSMHMTHRWLKRCITQMDATEPKYGYSQALFPIVQGSVYPDLRKESAEFIAEQGAVGNAIGGLSVGEPDEDMYSMTDLVCSILPADKPRYLMGVGTPVNILESIAMGVDMFDCVMPSRNARHGMLFTSEGTINIKNHKWRMDYSPLDPNGTAYVDQVYTKAYLHHLIKAKENLAIQIATIHNLAFYLALVKEARRRILDGTFRTWKDEQVKKLGRRI; encoded by the coding sequence ATGCACTTTGAACTGAAGCATAACGACCCACATTCGAAAGCAAGAGCCGGATTGGTTCACACGGATCACGGAACCATTGAAACTCCGATTTTTATGCCCGTGGGGACACAGGGAACGGTGAAAGGTGTTCATCAGCAGGAATTGCGCGATGATGTGGAGGCCCAGATTATTTTGGGAAATACTTTTCATTTGTACTTGCGCCCGGGACTGGAGGTCATTGAAGGAGCCGGAGGTTTGCATCAGTTTATCGGTTGGGAAAGACCGATTTTGACGGATAGTGGTGGTTACCAGGTTTATTCCCTGGCAACGAGCCGCAAAATTACCGAAGAAGGGGTTCGTTTCCAGTCGCATCACGACGGAAGCTATCACTTTTTCTCACCGGAAAGAGCAATCGATATCCAGCGCACTATCGGTGCCGATATCATCATGGCTTTTGATGAATGTACGCCTTATCCGTGCGATTACAACTACGCGAAACGTTCCATGCACATGACACATCGCTGGTTGAAACGATGTATAACGCAAATGGACGCGACGGAACCGAAATACGGCTATTCCCAGGCACTATTCCCGATTGTACAGGGAAGTGTTTATCCGGATTTGCGAAAAGAATCGGCGGAATTTATTGCAGAACAAGGCGCAGTAGGAAATGCAATCGGTGGATTGTCGGTGGGTGAACCGGATGAAGACATGTATAGCATGACGGATTTGGTTTGTTCCATTCTTCCGGCTGATAAACCGCGCTATCTGATGGGAGTAGGAACGCCGGTCAATATTCTGGAATCCATCGCTATGGGAGTCGATATGTTTGATTGTGTGATGCCTTCCCGCAACGCACGCCACGGAATGTTGTTTACTTCCGAGGGAACGATCAATATCAAAAACCACAAATGGAGAATGGATTATTCTCCGTTGGACCCGAACGGAACGGCTTACGTAGACCAGGTTTACACGAAAGCATATTTGCATCATTTGATCAAAGCAAAGGAAAATTTGGCAATTCAAATTGCGACAATTCACAATTTAGCCTTTTATTTGGCGTTGGTTAAAGAAGCCCGCCGACGAATTCTGGACGGAACTTTCAGAACCTGGAAAGATGAACAAGTAAAAAAACTGGGAAGAAGGATTTAA
- a CDS encoding LptF/LptG family permease: MLKILDRYIIRKFLTTFFFMLGIIMLLAMVFDIAERLSEFISNQAPLKAIIFDYYFNFLLYYGNTFSSMIVFISVIWFTAKMAQEAEIIPMLNSGRPFTRILRPYMIAATILMLMSLVLNHFVLPRSNRVRLDFEESFYRDRLLVENYHAEFPGNELVHYASYNSHENIINDFVIEKYDNHNRLVHFLKARTATVAHDSSNWHLVDVFERVISYDDTLEFKEQMLNQKIKLIEKHNKDTILPYKIEDMAIRDNIAEAMTYTELKAFIQKEKQKGNASTPSFEIELYQRTSYPCATYVLTLIGVSVSSRKKRGGIGVNIAIGLLFVFIYIFAMKVTTVAATTVGFPPVAAVWLPNIIFGVLAIFMYRIAPK; encoded by the coding sequence ATGCTCAAGATCTTAGATCGTTATATCATCCGGAAGTTTCTCACAACATTCTTTTTTATGTTGGGGATTATCATGCTTTTGGCCATGGTATTCGATATTGCTGAGCGTTTATCTGAATTTATCAGCAACCAGGCGCCGTTAAAGGCAATCATTTTTGATTACTATTTCAATTTCCTGCTTTATTACGGGAATACCTTTTCGTCCATGATCGTTTTCATTTCGGTGATCTGGTTTACGGCGAAAATGGCCCAGGAAGCGGAGATTATTCCGATGCTGAACAGCGGAAGGCCTTTTACGCGCATTCTGCGTCCGTATATGATTGCAGCAACCATCCTGATGCTGATGTCTTTGGTGCTGAACCATTTTGTATTGCCGCGCTCCAACAGGGTTCGCCTGGATTTTGAAGAATCGTTTTACCGTGACCGTTTGCTGGTGGAAAATTATCATGCGGAATTTCCTGGGAATGAATTGGTGCATTATGCAAGCTACAATTCGCATGAGAATATCATCAACGATTTTGTGATCGAGAAATACGATAATCACAACCGGCTGGTGCACTTTTTAAAAGCCCGTACGGCAACTGTTGCGCATGATTCATCGAATTGGCATTTGGTAGACGTGTTTGAACGGGTCATTTCCTATGACGATACACTTGAGTTTAAGGAGCAAATGCTCAATCAGAAAATAAAACTGATCGAAAAGCACAACAAAGACACGATCCTGCCCTATAAAATAGAAGACATGGCAATCCGGGATAACATTGCCGAGGCGATGACCTATACCGAGTTGAAAGCATTCATTCAAAAAGAAAAACAAAAGGGAAATGCCAGTACGCCGAGCTTTGAGATTGAATTGTACCAGCGCACCAGTTATCCGTGTGCCACTTATGTCCTTACTTTGATCGGGGTGAGTGTTTCCAGCAGGAAAAAGCGCGGAGGTATCGGGGTGAATATTGCGATCGGTTTGTTATTCGTGTTTATTTACATCTTCGCGATGAAAGTGACAACCGTTGCGGCGACCACGGTTGGATTTCCTCCGGTGGCTGCTGTTTGGCTCCCGAATATCATTTTTGGCGTTCTGGCCATATTCATGTATCGAATTGCGCCTAAATGA
- a CDS encoding DUF481 domain-containing protein → MMKCIGLLFGMLFTLGLHAQIVNIENRRIYDDTSGWSGALDAGFAVTQNSPDILYSGNFRPRVQYKTRKNHFLIITDLNYTASNKTTYANSGMAHFRYARRIKNSPWKWEAYTQIQYNQLLNQRLRYLIGTGPRWKFIDTNNVRFFVGTSTFWEYEELTQDGVINDNMRWSNYLSWFIRTKTGFSFSATTYYQPRWDRFSDFRFSGQYTVAQAITKRLDMRIEFNIYYDSAPPVDVRKTVFSSTAGIHLRLGE, encoded by the coding sequence ATGATGAAATGTATCGGGTTGCTTTTCGGAATGCTGTTCACTTTAGGGTTACACGCGCAAATCGTGAATATTGAGAACCGGCGTATTTATGATGATACTTCCGGGTGGAGCGGTGCATTGGATGCAGGATTTGCCGTCACTCAAAACTCACCGGACATTCTCTATTCTGGAAATTTCAGGCCAAGAGTCCAGTACAAAACGCGCAAGAACCATTTCCTCATTATTACTGATCTCAATTACACGGCATCCAATAAAACGACTTATGCGAATTCGGGGATGGCACATTTTCGCTACGCACGACGGATTAAAAACAGTCCGTGGAAATGGGAGGCCTATACGCAAATTCAATACAATCAATTGCTGAACCAACGTCTGCGGTATTTGATCGGTACAGGCCCGCGTTGGAAATTTATTGATACGAACAACGTGCGTTTTTTTGTCGGGACATCCACATTTTGGGAATACGAAGAATTGACCCAGGACGGTGTTATCAACGACAATATGCGCTGGAGTAATTACCTGAGTTGGTTCATTCGTACAAAAACCGGATTCAGCTTTTCAGCAACCACTTATTACCAGCCAAGGTGGGACCGGTTCAGTGATTTTCGCTTCTCGGGACAGTATACGGTGGCCCAGGCAATCACCAAAAGATTGGATATGCGGATTGAATTTAACATCTATTATGACAGTGCTCCACCTGTTGA